From the genome of Candidozyma auris chromosome 2, complete sequence, one region includes:
- the MED21 gene encoding Med21p — protein MSDRLTQLQICLDQLVAQFNATINYVNTQGELAPLDEDKTSVINMAANAPLPGTKKENAEQQSQGGNSEASGASSRPKPSFDSVINELSTDIILKSRQISMIIDSLPGIGTLPETQLKMIGDLIEELDEVEKQREAKIKEKDELLKWCEDLIVDVSHGIFKTRT, from the coding sequence ATGTCTGATCGATTGACGCAGTTGCAGATCTGCCTagatcaacttgttgctCAATTCAATGCTACCATCAATTATGTCAATACACAGGGTGAACTAGCGCCTCTAGATGAGGACAAGACCTCGGTAATCAACATGGCAGCAAACGCTCCTCTACCgggaacaaaaaaagaaaacgcTGAGCAACAGAGTCAAGGGGGAAACTCAGAGGCCAGTGGCGCATCTTCCAGACCAAAGCCTTCTTTTGATAGTGTAATCAACGAGTTGTCTACTGACATCATCCTCAAGTCACGTCAAATAAGTATGATCATCGACTCTCTACCGGGTATTGGTACACTTCCAGAGACTCAACTCAAGATGATTGGAGATCTCATTGAGGAGTTAGATGAAGTGGAGAAACAGCGTGAAGCCAAAATTAAAGAAAAGGACGAATTACTCAAGTGGTGTGAAGACCTCATAGTCGACGTCTCGCACGGTATATTTAAGACCCGAACCTAA
- the PMT5 gene encoding putative dolichyl-phosphate-mannose--protein mannosyltransferase: protein MQEKLPPGYKRGKLRAFYSSAVPQPVLALVKFTKIDHLYLFLVAAIAFSVRFFKLPSPSKVVFDEVHFGGFARNYFNGEFFVDVHPPLGKLTFYLIALLFNWDGDFDFEHIGDPYDKNVPFVAMRAVSAACGMLTVVLTYCTLRSTCCRPLVSLFGAFLVLVENSLATQSRFIMLDSQLIAYVAATVYCYKSFETSVAFTKQWYRYLFLTGISLGLATSVKLTGLFTVVWVLALSVYQIYLIAGDLDVSIKQCVKHVVSRFIAFLLIPLTVYCGIFAVHFILLPKNGPGSGFVSPTFKSQFIDSSDLKETAVDVSYGSTITLRHHRLNSYLHSHKFPYKTGTHEQQVTMYEHEGDGNNEWVIETTGTNYDGKFDGRFRAIKDGDYVKLYHKFTQKYLRANDMRPPNSEHDYSNEVSCNGNRTDTQDSNYEWKVKIVGRKPHAENQLPNIKVRATESVFQLVHRGTNCVLMGHDTRLPDWAFHQYQVLCVNEPTMPNTLWYVESNNHPVIDKDVDKYPRVKLPRMSLYDKLVEYHQAMWRANKGFVKPHKYASLPFEWPFVTRGIAYFTTGNTDGILTDENPGQVYLLGNVAIYYVGIFLIASFSFKLSLYILKHLNPFNLPQEPLLQTVYYHANASFLMGWILNYFPYLHMTRQLFSHHYLTSVLFMIMAISQYMEYQMVKNRLVGIAAMTVVLLAATYCFVTFLPLIYSTDWTKSKCQNARWFSSWDFDCSIYTD, encoded by the coding sequence ATGCAGGAGAAGCTTCCACCAGGCTACAAGCGAGGAAAGCTTAGGGCATTCTATTCCTCAGCAGTTCCGCAGCCTGTGCTTGCCCTCGTCAAGTTCACCAAAATTGACCACCTATACCTATTTCTCGTTGCTGCTATAGCATTTTCCGTGcgcttcttcaaacttCCGAGCCCTTCAAAAGTCGTGTTCGATGAGGTTCATTTTGGAGGGTTCGCCAGGAATTACTTCAATGGAGAATTCTTTGTGGACGTGCATCCTCCACTCGGAAAGCTCACGTTCTATTTAATAGCATTACTCTTCAATTGGGATGGAGACTTTGACTTTGAGCATATTGGTGATCCTTACGACAAAAATGTGCCTTTTGTCGCCATGAGAGCTGTTTCTGCTGCTTGTGGGATGTTGACAGTGGTTTTGACATACTGCACTCTTCGATCCACATGCTGTCGCCCGCTAGTGTCTCTCTTTGGCGCCTTCTTGGTACTTGTGGAAAACTCTCTAGCCACGCAGTCTCGTTTTATTATGCTCGATAGCCAGCTCATTGCGTATGTTGCTGCTACAGTATACTGCTACAAACTGTTTGAGACGTCTGTCGCTTTCACTAAACAATGGTACAGGTACCTATTCTTGACAGGTATAAGTCTTGGTCTTGCTACATCCGTCAAGCTCACTGGACTTTTCACTGTTGTGTGGGTTTTAGCTTTATCTGTTTACCAAATATACCTCATCGCTGGTGATTTGGATGTGCTGATCAAGCAATGTGTAAAGCACGTTGTGAGCAGGTTCATTGCTTTCTTGCTCATTCCTTTGACAGTATACTGCGGTATTTTTGCTGTGCATTTCATcttgttgccaaaaaatGGCCCTGGCTCCGGCTTCGTTTCTCCTACTTTTAAGTCACAATTCATTGATTCTAGCGATCTCAAGGAAACCGCTGTGGATGTATCCTATGGTAGCACCATCACATTGAGGCATCACCGTCTAAATTCTTACTTACACTCTCATAAGTTTCCTTATAAAACTGGCACCCATGAACAACAAGTTACGATGTATGAGCATGAGGGCGATGGAAACAACGAATGGGTCATCGAGACTACAGGAACAAATTATGACGGTAAGTTTGACGGAAGGTTCAGAGCGATCAAGGATGGAGACTATGTGAAGCTCTACCATAAATTCACCCAGAAATACTTGCGTGCAAATGATATGAGACCTCCCAATTCCGAGCATGACTACTCCAACGAAGTTTCATGTAACGGGAATAGAACAGACACTCAGGACAGTAACTACGAATGGAAGGTCAAGATTGTTGGCCGCAAACCCCATGCTGAAAATCAGTTGCCCAACATAAAGGTGAGGGCCACCGAATCAGTATTCCAACTTGTCCACAGAGGAACAAACTGCGTCCTTATGGGTCACGATACCAGACTTCCCGACTGGGCGTTCCATCAATACCAAGTGCTCTGTGTGAACGAACCCACCATGCCAAACACTCTTTGGTATGTCGAGAGTAACAACCATCCTGTCATTGACAAGGATGTGGATAAGTATCCCCGTGTAAAGCTCCCCAGAATGCTGCTTTACGATAAGCTCGTTGAGTACCATCAGGCTATGTGGAGAGCAAACAAGGGATTTGTGAAGCCACACAAGTACGCAAGCCTTCCATTTGAGTGGCCATTTGTCACGAGAGGAATTGCTTACTTCACCACAGGCAACACAGACGGCATCTTGACAGATGAAAATCCGGGTCAAGTCTATCTTTTGGGCAATGTTGCCATCTACTACGTGGGCATATTTTTGATCGCATCGTTCTCCTTCAAACTTAGTCTCTATATCTTAAAGCACTTGAATCCCTTCAACTTACCGCAAGAGCCACTATTACAGACAGTTTATTACCACGCGAATGCAAGTTTCCTTATGGGGTGGATCTTGAATTATTTCCCATACTTACATATGACGCGGCAGTTGTTCAGTCACCACTACCTCACGAGTGTACTCTTCATGATTATGGCCATCAGTCAATACATGGAGTATCAAATGGTGAAGAACCGCTTAGTGGGAATCGCAGCCATGACAGTTGTATTATTGGCGGCCACCTATTGTTTTGTCACGTTTTTGCCCTTGATATATAGCACAGACTGGACGAAATCAAAGTGCCAGAATGCCAGGTGGTTCTCAAGCTGGGACTTTGACTGTTCAATTTATACCGACTAG
- a CDS encoding phosphatidylinositol-3-phosphate-binding ubiquitin-protein ligase, with translation MSVNTWQPDGDVTSCVLCDTSFTLFNRRHHCRKCGRVVCGSCSSQSVKWFQGSRVLSPNGRSRRAEEGETYRTCDECVEEIQMIRRALFESPPETAPQANDEVQPVESGATQNVSVASSRQEHTSLGDLVGSENNDENLCPVCGTNLLRAYVKKTRHEHKETSHAEYEQYKEFHISDCLVRFDFSGDHQRLSSPPNVSSSLARNRMLVYHIPLFPSQHMRSSTTTVAAEMKTQARVQVKPS, from the coding sequence ATGTCTGTAAACACATGGCAGCCTGACGGCGACGTCACCTCGTGCGTGCTCTGCGACACGAGTTTCACTCTTTTCAACAGGCGTCACCACTGCAGAAAGTGTGGAAGGGTGGTGTGTGGCTCGTGCTCGAGCCAGTCAGTCAAGTGGTTCCAAGGCTCTAGAGTTCTCTCGCCCAATGGCCGTCTGCGGCGAGCAGAGGAGGGAGAGACGTATAGAACGTGCGATGAGTGCGTTGAGGAAATCCAGATGATTCGAAGAGCGCTTTTTGAGTCACCTCCAGAGACGGCTCCTCAGGCTAACGATGAGGTGCAGCCGGTGGAATCAGGTGCCACTCAAAACGTTTCGGTGGCAAGCTCCCGCCAAGAACATACACTGTTAGGGGACCTTGTGGGGTCTGAGAATAACGATGAGAACTTGTGTCCAGTTTGCGGCACCAACCTTTTAAGGGCAtatgtgaagaagactcGCCATGAGCATAAGGAGACGTCTCATGCGGAGTACGAACAGTATAAGGAATTTCACATTAGCGACTGCCTAGTGCGCTTTGACTTCAGCGGAGACCACCAGCGGCTTCTGTCGCCCCCTAACGTTCTGCTGTCGTTGGCTAGAAACAGAATGCTAGTGTACCACATCCCCCTCTTCCCCAGCCAGCATatgagatcatcaacgacaacaGTAGCAGCAGAGATGAAGACACAGGCAAGAGTACAAGTGAAGCCCCTGTAG